The proteins below are encoded in one region of Candidatus Methanoperedens sp.:
- the ligD gene encoding non-homologous end-joining DNA ligase — MKQYKPMLARPAEEPFSSDNWVFEVKWDGIRAISYIGEKLSIRSRNQKELIDNFPELSELNDLTRDTVLDGEIVVMKDGKPDFQTLIQRMQNTKPGDIKYMSIKFPATYIIFDILEKDGEELVDIPLLERKRILKNSVKEGKFVVLSLFVEETGVAYYRAALEKGLEGIMAKKKQSSYEPGKRSNNWLKIKQVKTCDCVIFGYTRGEGNREKTFGALILGLYDAAGPVFIGKVGTGFSQEDMEDMKQSLDKLKVEEETLPGVDMDREITWLRPAVVCEVGYQSITDDGKLRIPVLKRFREDKDPFECTIDQIRPSLSDYAAKRDFSRTTEPPMSKEMGSGKSFVVQEHHARRLHYDLRLEKDGVLKSWAVPKGIPGKSDDRRLAVQVEDHPLEYGKFEGTIPEGQYGAGTVKIWDKGLYESIAWGENKIEFVVEGEKMRGRYVLVKFKKAGENNWLLFKGSD, encoded by the coding sequence ATGAAACAATATAAACCAATGCTTGCCCGCCCGGCAGAAGAGCCGTTTTCTTCTGATAACTGGGTTTTTGAAGTAAAATGGGATGGCATAAGGGCTATCAGTTACATTGGAGAAAAACTCAGTATCAGGAGCCGGAACCAGAAGGAGCTGATAGATAATTTCCCGGAGCTTTCCGAACTGAACGACCTGACCCGAGATACGGTTCTGGACGGGGAAATAGTTGTTATGAAGGATGGAAAACCTGACTTCCAGACACTCATCCAGAGGATGCAAAACACCAAACCGGGTGATATCAAATATATGTCCATCAAATTCCCTGCTACTTATATAATATTTGATATTCTGGAAAAGGATGGGGAGGAGCTGGTGGATATCCCTCTTTTGGAGAGAAAGAGGATATTGAAAAATTCTGTAAAAGAAGGAAAATTTGTCGTCCTGTCTTTATTTGTTGAAGAGACAGGAGTTGCTTATTATCGGGCCGCCCTGGAAAAAGGCCTTGAGGGTATAATGGCCAAAAAGAAGCAAAGTTCATACGAACCTGGAAAAAGGAGCAATAACTGGCTGAAAATAAAGCAGGTAAAGACATGTGATTGTGTCATTTTCGGTTATACCAGGGGTGAAGGTAATAGGGAGAAAACCTTCGGAGCATTGATCCTGGGATTGTATGATGCGGCAGGGCCGGTCTTTATTGGCAAAGTCGGTACAGGTTTTTCACAGGAAGATATGGAAGATATGAAACAGTCCCTGGATAAACTTAAGGTGGAAGAAGAAACACTTCCTGGAGTGGATATGGATAGAGAGATTACCTGGTTAAGACCCGCTGTTGTGTGTGAAGTGGGTTATCAGTCCATAACAGATGACGGTAAGCTCCGTATTCCAGTACTCAAAAGATTCAGGGAAGATAAGGATCCTTTTGAATGTACCATTGACCAGATACGACCTTCTCTTTCGGATTACGCCGCAAAGCGGGATTTTAGCAGGACAACTGAGCCTCCAATGTCGAAGGAAATGGGTTCCGGGAAATCCTTTGTGGTCCAGGAGCATCATGCCCGCAGGCTCCATTACGATTTAAGACTGGAAAAGGATGGGGTGCTTAAGAGCTGGGCAGTCCCTAAAGGGATTCCGGGAAAAAGCGATGACCGTAGGCTTGCTGTACAGGTAGAAGACCATCCGCTGGAATACGGTAAATTTGAAGGGACTATCCCTGAAGGACAGTACGGCGCCGGGACTGTGAAAATATGGGATAAAGGTTTATACGAATCCATTGCCTGGGGGGAGAACAAGATTGAGTTTGTAGTCGAGGGAGAAAAGATGAGAGGTCGGTATGTGCTTGTAAAGTTCAAGAAAGCAGGTGAGAACAACTGGCTATTATTCAAAGGGAGTGATTGA
- the mtnP gene encoding S-methyl-5'-thioadenosine phosphorylase has protein sequence MQADIAIIGGSGVYDTSMLDNVQEVEIDTPFGKPSDAITIGSFGETNIAFLPRHGKGHRISPSKLNSRANILALKKLGVKRIISASAVGSLKPEMKPLDIVIPDQIFDRTKTRDSTFFEDGIAVHIGFADPFCPEMSSLIAEITGELGYSVHNKGTYVCMEGPQFSTRAESRVYQDLGFDIIGMTALPEAKLAREAEICYSMIATVTDYDVWHEEDVNIETVIANAVKNEEAVRNIIKKTIPRINLKRNCICANALAGAIITSPDKIPVESKRKLNDLIGKYL, from the coding sequence ATGCAGGCAGATATTGCAATAATCGGAGGCAGTGGGGTTTATGACACCTCCATGCTGGATAATGTGCAGGAAGTTGAAATAGACACACCTTTCGGGAAACCTTCGGACGCGATTACCATAGGGTCTTTCGGAGAAACGAATATAGCATTTCTCCCACGGCACGGCAAGGGACATCGCATATCCCCGAGCAAATTGAATTCCCGCGCCAATATTCTTGCCCTCAAGAAACTTGGCGTAAAAAGGATAATTTCAGCATCTGCAGTAGGAAGCCTGAAGCCTGAAATGAAGCCGCTTGATATAGTGATCCCTGACCAGATTTTCGACAGGACAAAGACTCGCGATAGTACATTCTTTGAAGACGGGATTGCCGTTCATATCGGTTTTGCAGATCCTTTCTGCCCTGAGATGTCATCCCTGATTGCAGAAATTACTGGTGAACTTGGATACTCTGTCCACAATAAGGGAACATATGTCTGCATGGAAGGACCACAGTTTTCAACCCGGGCAGAATCAAGAGTTTACCAGGACCTGGGATTTGACATAATCGGGATGACCGCGCTTCCGGAAGCAAAACTGGCGCGTGAAGCTGAGATATGCTACAGCATGATTGCAACAGTGACAGACTATGATGTCTGGCATGAGGAGGATGTCAATATTGAAACTGTAATCGCCAATGCGGTGAAGAACGAGGAGGCGGTTCGAAATATCATCAAGAAGACTATTCCGAGGATAAACCTCAAGCGGAATTGCATCTGTGCTAATGCATTAGCCGGGGCAATAATCACGTCGCCTGATAAAATCCCGGTAGAGTCGAAAAGGAAACTGAATGATCTGATAGGGAAATATTTATAA
- the ligD gene encoding non-homologous end-joining DNA ligase codes for MNELTKVSFTNLEKILYPLLGLKKSQVIEYYIRIAPRMLRFLNNRAIVMNRYPDGVDKEGFYEKDRPMGIPDWVETFKKYSETAQRDINYIVCNDLDTLIWMANLASIEINITLSRIDNYDTPDLVLFDIDPEPPCSFDDVMDVALLLKEKLDELNFRSFVKTSGKKGLHVVLPVIKSYNFKQTREFVHQFGKFLARESELVVSEFRNSRDPGTIFIDYLQNTRGKTMIAPYSLRAQAKATVSTPLEWEELKKGLRPEEFNINTILKRKNDPWEGLLESKQALEVE; via the coding sequence ATGAACGAACTCACTAAAGTATCATTCACCAATCTGGAGAAAATCCTCTATCCGCTGTTGGGGTTGAAAAAATCTCAGGTCATTGAATACTATATCAGGATCGCCCCGCGGATGCTAAGGTTCCTGAATAACAGGGCCATAGTCATGAACAGGTACCCTGATGGTGTTGATAAAGAGGGATTCTATGAAAAGGATAGACCAATGGGCATACCGGACTGGGTTGAAACCTTCAAAAAATACTCGGAGACTGCACAGAGGGATATAAACTATATTGTATGCAATGATCTGGATACGCTTATCTGGATGGCGAATCTGGCATCCATTGAGATAAACATCACTCTTTCAAGGATCGATAATTACGATACACCTGACCTTGTGTTATTTGATATAGATCCTGAACCTCCCTGTTCCTTTGACGATGTCATGGATGTCGCCCTGTTATTGAAAGAAAAGCTGGATGAACTCAACTTCAGGTCATTTGTCAAAACCTCAGGGAAAAAGGGGCTGCATGTTGTCCTGCCCGTTATTAAAAGTTATAATTTCAAGCAGACCAGGGAATTCGTTCATCAATTCGGAAAGTTCCTGGCAAGAGAATCTGAGCTTGTTGTATCTGAGTTTCGAAACTCCAGAGACCCCGGAACTATCTTTATAGATTACCTGCAGAATACCCGGGGGAAGACCATGATAGCGCCCTATAGCCTGAGAGCGCAAGCGAAAGCAACAGTCTCCACACCCCTTGAATGGGAGGAACTTAAGAAAGGATTAAGACCTGAGGAGTTCAACATAAATACTATCCTGAAAAGGAAGAACGATCCATGGGAGGGGTTACTGGAAAGTAAACAGGCGCTGGAGGTGGAATAA
- a CDS encoding pyridoxal phosphate-dependent aminotransferase — MLMFSERVKSINISGIRKMFEGAGPNAINLGLGQPDFDTPEHIKKAAVDAINKGFTGYTANLGIPELREALCRKFKRENHFSVKPDEIIVTSGASEALHLALQSLVDDCDEVLIPDPGFVSYAPLTKIAGGRAVGIPLGEELTLTPEAVNESITSKTVALIINSPSNPTGTVQTKKEIKALAGIAEDNDITIISDEVYEHFIYEGEHVSPAQFTDKVITINAVSKTYAMTGWRIGYAAARKEYIEQMLKVHQYIQACANSIAQKAALAAIEGPQGCVSEMRESFRARRDILMEGFASMGVKCVKPQGAFYAFPEVADEDAPRKLLEKGVIVTPGLAFGENGKGHIRISYAVSEGNLRKALDIIKEVL, encoded by the coding sequence ATGCTTATGTTTTCAGAACGGGTAAAGAGTATTAACATCTCTGGTATCCGGAAGATGTTTGAAGGCGCGGGTCCGAATGCCATCAATCTTGGGTTGGGCCAGCCGGATTTCGACACACCGGAGCATATTAAAAAAGCGGCAGTTGATGCAATAAATAAAGGCTTCACCGGCTATACAGCGAATCTCGGGATTCCCGAGCTTCGGGAAGCCCTGTGCAGGAAGTTCAAGCGGGAGAACCATTTTAGTGTAAAACCTGATGAAATTATTGTCACATCAGGCGCCTCTGAAGCGCTTCATCTGGCGCTGCAATCGCTGGTGGATGACTGTGATGAGGTCCTGATACCTGACCCGGGTTTTGTATCCTACGCGCCATTAACAAAGATTGCGGGGGGAAGGGCGGTGGGCATACCTCTTGGCGAAGAGCTGACATTAACGCCGGAAGCCGTGAATGAATCCATTACTTCTAAAACCGTTGCATTGATTATTAATTCCCCTTCAAATCCCACAGGGACAGTCCAGACAAAAAAGGAGATTAAAGCGCTGGCAGGGATAGCAGAGGACAATGACATTACGATAATCTCAGACGAGGTCTATGAGCATTTCATCTACGAGGGCGAGCATGTAAGCCCTGCGCAGTTCACTGATAAAGTAATTACCATCAACGCCGTCTCAAAGACATACGCCATGACGGGCTGGCGCATCGGTTATGCCGCCGCGAGGAAGGAATATATCGAGCAGATGCTCAAGGTGCACCAGTACATTCAGGCATGCGCCAACTCAATAGCGCAGAAGGCGGCGCTGGCTGCGATTGAGGGGCCGCAGGGGTGCGTGAGCGAGATGCGCGAGAGTTTCAGGGCAAGAAGGGATATCCTGATGGAAGGATTTGCTTCAATGGGTGTAAAATGCGTTAAGCCGCAGGGGGCTTTCTATGCATTCCCCGAGGTTGCGGATGAGGATGCGCCGCGGAAATTGCTGGAAAAAGGCGTGATTGTTACTCCAGGCTTGGCTTTCGGGGAGAACGGGAAGGGGCATATCAGGATTTCATATGCGGTTTCGGAGGGGAATTTGAGGAAGGCGCTTGATATTATTAAAGAAGTCTTATAG
- a CDS encoding phosphoribosyltransferase encodes MVLPDKFKCVITNWDYIYDLCRHVANDVKESGYKPDTIIALARGGWFAGRVLCDFLGLNDLTSLKIEHYVGTANAGTGPAIRYPLADKAVAGKKVLIVDDITDTGKSIAHAKEYVLKQNPKDVRTAVLQYLYTSEIKPDYCGEVVQEWGWIVYPWNFIEDMIDIISRLMAKEKLDEWDIEKIRSGLLKYHNIDPISFEIAQPDRLEEILNEMARRGAVRSKTIYGKKTWVYEGA; translated from the coding sequence ATGGTACTTCCTGACAAATTCAAATGTGTTATAACCAACTGGGACTATATATACGATCTTTGCAGGCATGTTGCAAACGATGTTAAAGAATCAGGGTATAAGCCTGATACGATTATCGCTCTGGCAAGGGGTGGCTGGTTTGCTGGCAGGGTGCTCTGCGATTTCCTTGGGCTTAATGACCTGACAAGCCTTAAAATCGAACATTATGTGGGCACTGCCAATGCAGGCACTGGACCTGCTATCAGATATCCCCTTGCAGACAAAGCCGTGGCAGGAAAGAAGGTATTGATAGTGGATGATATTACGGACACGGGTAAAAGTATCGCACATGCGAAAGAATATGTCCTCAAACAGAACCCCAAAGATGTGAGAACCGCAGTATTGCAGTATCTATACACATCCGAAATCAAACCTGATTACTGCGGCGAGGTTGTGCAGGAATGGGGCTGGATAGTATATCCCTGGAATTTTATCGAGGATATGATCGATATAATCTCACGCCTTATGGCAAAGGAAAAACTCGATGAGTGGGATATTGAAAAAATAAGGTCTGGATTATTAAAATATCATAATATCGACCCTATCAGCTTTGAGATTGCCCAGCCAGACCGGCTGGAGGAAATACTCAACGAGATGGCAAGAAGAGGGGCGGTCAGGTCAAAAACCATATACGGAAAAAAGACATGGGTATACGAAGGTGCATAA
- a CDS encoding phospholipid carrier-dependent glycosyltransferase — protein sequence MGKKKKRTKILQPQIQKESPPPKQSEKIKSNETPSQEMARVHFDKKDVALCSLLILFFFSLGIWNIGSLNTPRSGWTPLVANESFYIDLKNEYNIDYIYLYQGIQPKIDYKIYSGSPDNWNIIYNLSKENFVLSWSGIPVNSTTRYLRFVGASPGGDLDEIVVYTGNYRKIPISKDSIVCDSGNCGTGNRSLSNLVDEQNNVEDPPSYLTGAIFDEIYFARTAYEHLMHIRPFEYTHPPLGKLLIATGILTFGLDAFGWRIIPLIFGAVMIPVMYIFGKRMFNTRFGGFACSFLLAFESMHFVLSRISMIDIILSTFILLMFYFFYIYYRGEFFKEGWKNADAPLLLSGIFFGLAISVKLTALFGVLAVMVLFLLLKKDELTKAEHLRKNFLIPFLLTPLFFMFISFVVISFIIYALSYTPIMGIPGEGSGLSMVFRYTENMLRYHETLTATHPFSSPWWSWIFMLKPVWIYNLGNPFDNTVSNIVAIGNPAIWWASIPFLVFVAWRWLKEKDSTARFITVAFLLQLLPYMFIGRILFLYHMFLNVPFMIFAIVYGLNILWYKDNKYKYIVIAYFAAVVLLFVYFYPILAGYPVSQQFTDAHKWLSGWIF from the coding sequence ATGGGCAAAAAGAAAAAACGGACTAAAATTCTTCAACCACAGATTCAAAAAGAATCTCCGCCTCCAAAGCAAAGTGAAAAAATAAAATCCAACGAAACACCTTCGCAAGAGATGGCCAGAGTTCACTTCGATAAAAAAGACGTGGCGCTATGCAGTCTATTGATATTGTTTTTCTTCTCTCTTGGAATCTGGAATATAGGCTCACTGAATACGCCAAGGAGCGGCTGGACGCCCTTGGTGGCAAATGAAAGTTTCTACATCGATTTAAAGAACGAATACAATATAGATTACATCTATCTGTATCAGGGAATCCAGCCCAAAATCGATTATAAAATATACTCAGGTTCACCGGATAACTGGAATATAATATACAATCTGAGTAAAGAGAATTTTGTACTATCCTGGTCGGGCATCCCGGTGAATTCAACTACAAGATATCTGCGATTTGTTGGTGCCTCCCCTGGCGGCGATCTGGATGAAATCGTGGTATATACCGGGAATTACAGAAAAATACCGATATCAAAAGACAGCATAGTTTGCGATTCAGGTAATTGCGGTACAGGGAACAGGTCGTTGTCCAATCTGGTAGATGAGCAGAACAATGTCGAAGACCCTCCCTCTTACCTTACCGGAGCTATATTCGATGAGATATATTTTGCAAGAACCGCTTACGAGCATTTAATGCATATAAGGCCTTTCGAATACACTCATCCTCCGCTCGGGAAACTTTTGATAGCGACTGGAATCCTTACTTTTGGCCTTGACGCCTTCGGATGGAGAATAATACCCCTGATTTTTGGCGCTGTGATGATTCCTGTGATGTATATCTTCGGGAAAAGGATGTTCAATACCAGATTCGGTGGATTTGCCTGCTCGTTTCTTTTAGCCTTTGAAAGCATGCATTTTGTGCTTTCCAGGATTTCGATGATAGATATTATATTGTCAACTTTCATCTTGCTCATGTTTTACTTTTTTTATATTTATTACAGGGGAGAATTTTTCAAGGAGGGTTGGAAGAATGCAGATGCTCCCCTTCTCCTATCAGGGATATTCTTTGGACTGGCAATATCGGTCAAATTGACTGCACTTTTTGGCGTTCTGGCAGTTATGGTTTTATTTTTACTGCTGAAAAAAGATGAACTAACAAAGGCAGAACACCTGAGAAAAAACTTCCTCATACCTTTTTTGCTAACTCCGTTATTTTTCATGTTTATTTCGTTCGTGGTTATCAGCTTCATTATTTATGCGTTGTCCTACACGCCCATCATGGGCATACCCGGGGAAGGAAGCGGGCTGAGTATGGTTTTCAGATACACGGAGAATATGCTTAGATATCATGAAACTCTCACTGCAACCCATCCGTTCAGCTCTCCCTGGTGGAGCTGGATTTTCATGTTAAAGCCAGTCTGGATATACAACCTTGGCAATCCATTTGATAACACGGTATCCAATATCGTGGCAATCGGAAACCCTGCGATCTGGTGGGCAAGCATACCATTTTTAGTTTTCGTGGCATGGAGATGGCTAAAAGAAAAAGACAGTACAGCCAGATTTATAACCGTTGCGTTTCTTTTACAACTGCTTCCGTACATGTTCATCGGGAGGATTTTATTCCTGTACCATATGTTTCTGAATGTCCCGTTTATGATATTTGCAATTGTGTACGGCTTGAATATACTGTGGTATAAGGATAATAAATATAAATATATAGTGATTGCTTATTTTGCCGCTGTCGTGCTTTTATTCGTATATTTTTATCCGATATTAGCCGGATACCCGGTATCCCAGCAGTTCACAGATGCCCATAAATGGTTGAGCGGCTGGATCTTCTAG
- the hxlB gene encoding 6-phospho-3-hexuloisomerase, which produces MKNSRKDETECEATVVSMKLIAEHIKKVASKLDTASVTSLVNVIMNSKRIFLMGAGRSGLAARAFAMRLMHMGFNVYVVGETTTPAVAPDDLVIAVSGSGETPSIASLGAIAKKIGSKLAVITSNKDSTLGTISDIVVIIPGRTKEDINYEDYHERRMIGYPQLAPLGTIFEISALVFLDAVISELMVRTGASEAELKKRHTVFE; this is translated from the coding sequence ATGAAAAACTCAAGGAAAGATGAAACAGAATGCGAGGCTACTGTTGTATCGATGAAACTTATCGCTGAGCATATAAAAAAAGTCGCATCAAAACTTGACACAGCCTCGGTAACATCTCTGGTAAACGTCATTATGAATTCGAAGAGAATATTCCTGATGGGGGCAGGAAGGTCGGGTTTAGCAGCAAGGGCTTTTGCAATGAGGCTGATGCATATGGGATTTAATGTTTATGTGGTGGGTGAGACAACAACGCCTGCTGTGGCGCCTGATGACCTGGTGATTGCAGTCTCAGGCTCTGGCGAAACGCCTTCTATTGCAAGTCTTGGAGCGATTGCGAAAAAGATTGGCTCAAAACTTGCAGTCATAACCTCTAATAAGGATTCTACCCTCGGCACTATTTCTGATATCGTTGTTATAATCCCAGGAAGAACTAAAGAGGACATTAATTATGAGGATTATCACGAACGGCGGATGATAGGATACCCCCAGCTTGCGCCTCTTGGGACTATTTTTGAGATATCTGCGCTGGTTTTTCTTGATGCTGTTATTTCGGAGCTGATGGTCAGGACAGGAGCCAGTGAAGCTGAATTGAAAAAACGGCATACCGTGTTTGAGTGA
- a CDS encoding HAD family hydrolase — MKIAVVFDSAGTLLRMYRVAKNIKTKEYLDEVVSTEFVGKKPYCAILVMQVDSNKLVSCPPQMLISDFIKKYKIDIEVGCSRSQINKATAISVVENDTRATMSDLQDVMAAVKKRCKDIFYMGVGLIIDVERKNIPYVICTGGKIYSNSCSVIQALTERGIGVYIASGDSMRNLKPLAKNVCIPLECVHEISTPRKKEEIVKRLKKKYDKVVMVGDGINDLLAMRAADLGVLSIQQTGKCPPLLCEEADVVIRDIKEIIDVVDKALLE, encoded by the coding sequence ATGAAAATTGCCGTGGTGTTTGATAGCGCAGGAACACTGCTTCGCATGTACCGCGTGGCAAAAAACATAAAGACAAAAGAGTATCTCGATGAAGTAGTTTCGACCGAGTTTGTTGGGAAAAAACCATACTGCGCCATCCTGGTAATGCAGGTGGATTCAAATAAGCTCGTTAGCTGTCCGCCGCAGATGCTGATTTCGGATTTTATCAAGAAATATAAGATCGATATAGAAGTGGGATGTTCGAGATCCCAGATAAATAAAGCCACTGCTATATCCGTGGTGGAAAACGATACAAGAGCTACAATGTCCGATTTACAGGATGTTATGGCTGCCGTAAAAAAACGGTGCAAGGATATTTTTTATATGGGCGTTGGGTTGATTATCGATGTGGAGAGGAAAAACATTCCCTACGTCATCTGCACCGGGGGGAAAATTTATTCCAATTCCTGTTCAGTGATTCAGGCTCTCACCGAACGGGGAATCGGGGTATATATCGCATCCGGCGACAGCATGCGGAACCTGAAGCCTCTTGCTAAGAATGTATGTATCCCGCTTGAATGCGTACATGAGATTTCCACGCCAAGGAAAAAGGAAGAGATTGTGAAGAGATTGAAGAAGAAATACGATAAAGTGGTTATGGTAGGCGATGGGATCAATGACCTGCTTGCGATGCGCGCAGCGGATCTGGGGGTGCTTTCGATACAGCAGACAGGGAAATGCCCGCCGCTGCTTTGCGAGGAGGCGGATGTGGTTATAAGGGATATTAAGGAAATTATCGATGTCGTGGATAAAGCGCTTCTTGAGTAG
- a CDS encoding circadian clock protein KaiC: MAGKKHIKSDDTKRVPTGITGFDELCGGGLLRNRTYLVSGAAGAGKTIFALQYIYNGITKYGENGIYIATEERPDQIRENVKEFGWDFEALEEEGKLAILDACSTKIGIPSHEKYVDVRPFDMRSMMDQIIGIQDDIKAKRAVVDGTTSIGFYLQDPSKIRVELLKLSTTLEILGLTSLMTCEIIDENNPSRFGVEMFVTEGTILMYYKRTDSVRTRSIEIFKMRGSDHSKNIHPYEITLNGIVVHPHEEVYTA, from the coding sequence ATGGCTGGAAAAAAGCATATTAAAAGTGATGATACAAAGCGCGTTCCTACTGGAATCACAGGCTTTGACGAATTATGTGGCGGAGGACTGCTGAGAAACCGAACGTATCTCGTATCTGGGGCAGCAGGCGCAGGCAAAACTATATTTGCACTCCAATATATTTACAATGGGATTACAAAATACGGGGAAAATGGTATTTATATAGCGACGGAAGAACGTCCCGACCAAATAAGGGAAAATGTCAAGGAATTCGGATGGGATTTTGAAGCCTTGGAGGAGGAGGGCAAGCTTGCGATATTGGATGCATGTTCCACTAAAATCGGCATACCATCGCACGAAAAATACGTTGACGTAAGACCATTTGACATGCGTTCGATGATGGATCAGATTATAGGGATACAGGACGACATCAAAGCAAAAAGGGCGGTCGTGGATGGAACCACATCCATCGGTTTTTATCTGCAGGACCCGTCAAAGATAAGGGTGGAACTCCTGAAATTAAGCACAACTCTGGAAATCCTGGGATTGACTTCGCTTATGACATGCGAAATAATCGATGAGAACAATCCAAGCAGGTTTGGAGTGGAGATGTTCGTTACCGAAGGGACTATTTTGATGTACTATAAACGGACGGACAGCGTTAGAACGCGCAGTATTGAGATATTCAAGATGAGAGGATCGGACCACAGCAAGAATATTCATCCTTATGAGATAACTCTAAACGGCATAGTTGTGCATCCCCACGAAGAAGTCTATACAGCTTAA
- a CDS encoding Ku protein encodes MANDQDTAKPSNRPIWSGSITIGLVNVPVKLYTMIRDQAFSFRFLHNEDGQPLKYERVCSRDNKVIDWKDTVKGYEIRKNEFIVFKKEELDAIRPESDQRIRLEKFISLLSIDPIYFEKSYVLVPDRSEEAYSLLMTVIQQEGKAGMGKITLRTKEYPVIVYEYKGALVLTTLRYANEVTNPGDLEELTKLKKPQKNELELAEKIIKELTGEFDITEYRDGYREKMEKLIEMKMKGEVVVAQVPKKEEVKELMVALQETIKQLAK; translated from the coding sequence ATGGCAAATGATCAAGACACCGCAAAACCGTCCAACAGGCCAATATGGAGCGGCAGTATCACGATCGGGCTCGTAAATGTGCCGGTCAAGCTCTATACCATGATCCGAGACCAGGCATTTTCATTCAGGTTCTTACACAATGAGGACGGACAGCCATTGAAATATGAAAGGGTATGCAGCAGGGATAATAAGGTCATCGATTGGAAAGACACGGTAAAGGGATATGAAATACGAAAGAATGAGTTCATAGTTTTCAAGAAAGAGGAACTGGACGCAATAAGACCTGAATCAGACCAGAGGATCAGGCTTGAAAAATTTATCAGTTTACTGTCTATAGATCCTATATATTTTGAAAAGTCATATGTCCTTGTCCCTGACAGGAGCGAGGAAGCCTACAGCCTCCTGATGACGGTTATCCAGCAAGAGGGAAAAGCAGGAATGGGGAAGATCACTTTGAGAACCAAGGAATATCCTGTAATTGTGTATGAATATAAAGGGGCTCTGGTATTGACAACTCTGCGTTATGCCAATGAGGTTACGAATCCCGGGGATCTGGAAGAACTCACGAAACTCAAAAAGCCACAAAAAAATGAACTGGAACTGGCGGAGAAGATCATTAAGGAACTAACCGGGGAATTTGATATAACAGAGTACAGGGATGGTTACAGGGAGAAGATGGAAAAGCTCATAGAAATGAAGATGAAAGGTGAGGTTGTTGTCGCTCAAGTACCCAAGAAAGAGGAAGTCAAAGAATTGATGGTGGCACTTCAAGAAACTATTAAACAGCTTGCGAAATGA
- a CDS encoding DUF72 domain-containing protein, with protein MEKMHIGTMGWSYDFWIGNFYPEGSENLLTEYAKNFSTVEINNTFYRIPSRDTVRNWKEEVPQNFIFSAKFPRKITHIKMLQDCEEELPVFIEHMSLLGNKLGPMLIQLPPGFAPEKSGILKDFLTGLPKGHRFAVEIKNKKWLGDKFYDLLRDNGVALVLIDHPWMPEMSTITADFTYIRWEGDRNKIKGTLGKVERDRSEDIKNWGMKVKGFFEDSVEVFGYFSKSYSGYPPGDVRMLLDIL; from the coding sequence ATGGAAAAAATGCATATAGGCACTATGGGATGGAGTTACGATTTCTGGATAGGGAATTTTTATCCTGAGGGTTCAGAAAACCTGCTAACCGAATACGCAAAGAATTTTAGCACTGTTGAAATCAACAACACATTTTATCGAATACCATCTAGAGATACTGTAAGGAACTGGAAAGAAGAGGTACCGCAAAATTTTATTTTTTCAGCTAAGTTTCCAAGGAAAATTACGCATATCAAAATGCTGCAGGATTGCGAAGAAGAGCTTCCGGTCTTTATTGAACATATGTCATTGCTGGGAAATAAACTCGGGCCCATGCTTATTCAATTACCACCCGGCTTTGCGCCTGAGAAGTCTGGAATATTGAAGGATTTCCTGACTGGTCTCCCAAAAGGACACAGGTTTGCAGTGGAAATCAAGAATAAAAAGTGGCTGGGTGATAAATTCTATGACCTGCTGAGAGATAATGGGGTCGCACTTGTGTTGATAGACCATCCATGGATGCCCGAGATGAGCACGATAACCGCCGATTTCACCTACATCAGATGGGAAGGGGACAGGAATAAAATAAAGGGAACCCTTGGAAAAGTTGAAAGAGATCGAAGTGAGGATATAAAAAATTGGGGAATGAAGGTCAAAGGGTTTTTCGAGGATTCTGTGGAAGTTTTTGGTTATTTCAGTAAAAGTTATTCGGGTTATCCACCTGGAGACGTGAGGATGTTGCTGGATATTTTATAA